One part of the Candidatus Eisenbacteria bacterium genome encodes these proteins:
- the smc gene encoding chromosome segregation protein SMC, translating to MFLEKLEVFGFKSFGEKLEVRFAPGITGVIGPNGCGKTNISDALRWVLGEQNMRHLRGDVAEDVIFGGSSSRKPLGMAEATLTIANDRMLLPTEFTQVQVGRRIYRSGESHYLLNKQSVRLKDVRNLFFDTGMGSNAYSVIEREMVDNILAEGSAQRRFLFEEAAGITKYKARKRETLNKLGATETDLVRVNDLVTEIERQVGSLRYQAGKARRWQRLHEEIRELDLRLSAHAQAERVARVAELEGGLGAGRAQLEGQVTALASAEAGLEAQRLAVLEAERAHGAAHAEHARLAAEVMELRGRISVGQERARGLLAQLEQGESDQARLASQMRQMEVDHARLSGEESQLSADLAGREEHLRREEAALAAAEDALREKRAGLGEQRQRSLDLMQQTMHRRAGMEQLRAYLGRCAEQLTRVAAQEAELGGRLKDVAEREAAARATLEARQAELAGARLQEAGLEAHARELAAGLTRLQESERDLRERAAGAASRLRTLQELKANFEGFEAGVRALFHERGVEGLQGVVVDVLDVPRDWVDALEVFLGPVLQAVVVDADEAAYRGRELLLEGERGRATFLPVSRLDRRAPSALPQDIAGEPGVVGHAPGVVRARPGYEPLAELLMGHVVLVEDADTARRLSARHAAESWGFLTRSGEFWGPNRLHLGAGAGGTQILHREHEIRDLEEASGVAAAELARVRDERAGAEAQVAACQLDLTRARAARAAAEEAALEAERRLNSALTECRLAESERDSRAAESAKLTAEREAVQAELSAAEAELESCSQRAEEAARGATAREAELTALEERREACRVEAAAVKLEWTRVHTRRGELATRREELEKSLRAARESLASRGEEAASRLTERAALLVELQELELRHAAGAAEAQGHAESLHALESAHLHARSEEALGAAQVKELRHAVEAGREGTHAAELELHDLRGLLEQELARLKVEYELEDLGALAHQEPPAEGETPEKLQAMKQRIRALGPVNPLAMDAYVEHKQRFDFLTAQRDDLVQARAQLLEVIEKINATASGLFQQTFEAAREKFREVFQTVFEGGEADLMLEGEDPLEARIEIVARPRGKRLQSISLLSSGERALTAISLLFGIYLVKPSPFCILDEVDAPLDDANIDRFINLLTHFSRNTQFVVITHNKRTMEACDVLYGVTMQEPGCSRIVSVSFEKAADPGNGNGGGNGRDAGTAEPPAVRQADPAAPEEPALT from the coding sequence GTGTTCCTCGAGAAGCTGGAAGTGTTCGGGTTCAAGTCCTTCGGCGAGAAGCTGGAGGTCCGCTTCGCGCCGGGCATCACCGGGGTCATCGGCCCCAACGGCTGCGGCAAGACCAACATCTCCGACGCGCTGCGCTGGGTCCTGGGCGAGCAGAACATGCGCCACCTGCGCGGCGACGTGGCCGAGGACGTAATCTTCGGTGGCAGCTCCTCCCGCAAGCCCCTCGGCATGGCCGAGGCCACCCTCACCATCGCCAACGACCGCATGCTCCTGCCCACCGAGTTCACGCAGGTGCAGGTGGGACGGCGCATCTACCGTTCCGGCGAGAGCCACTACCTGCTCAACAAGCAGTCCGTGAGGCTCAAGGACGTCCGCAATCTCTTCTTCGACACCGGCATGGGCAGCAATGCCTATTCCGTGATCGAGCGCGAGATGGTGGACAACATCCTGGCCGAGGGCAGCGCGCAGCGGCGGTTCCTGTTCGAGGAGGCCGCCGGCATCACCAAGTACAAGGCGCGCAAGCGCGAGACGCTCAACAAGCTGGGCGCCACCGAGACCGACCTGGTGCGGGTCAACGACCTGGTCACCGAGATCGAGCGCCAGGTGGGCTCGCTGCGCTACCAGGCGGGCAAGGCCCGCCGCTGGCAGCGGCTGCACGAGGAGATCCGGGAGTTGGACCTGCGCCTCTCGGCGCACGCCCAGGCCGAGCGCGTGGCGCGCGTGGCGGAACTGGAAGGCGGGCTGGGCGCGGGCCGGGCGCAGTTGGAGGGCCAGGTCACCGCGCTGGCCTCGGCCGAGGCCGGGCTGGAGGCGCAGCGGCTGGCGGTGCTGGAGGCCGAGCGCGCCCACGGCGCGGCGCACGCCGAGCACGCGCGGCTGGCCGCCGAAGTGATGGAGTTGCGCGGGCGGATCTCGGTGGGCCAGGAGCGCGCCCGCGGGTTGCTGGCGCAGCTGGAGCAGGGCGAATCCGACCAGGCGCGGCTGGCCTCCCAGATGCGCCAGATGGAGGTGGACCACGCCCGGCTGTCCGGCGAGGAGTCCCAGCTGTCCGCCGACCTGGCCGGCCGCGAGGAGCACTTGCGCCGGGAAGAGGCCGCGCTGGCGGCGGCCGAGGACGCCCTGCGTGAGAAGCGCGCAGGCCTGGGTGAGCAGCGGCAGCGCTCGCTGGACCTGATGCAGCAGACGATGCACCGCCGCGCCGGCATGGAACAGCTGCGCGCCTACCTGGGACGCTGCGCGGAACAGCTGACCCGCGTGGCCGCCCAGGAGGCGGAGCTGGGCGGGCGGCTGAAGGACGTGGCGGAGCGCGAGGCCGCGGCCCGCGCCACGCTGGAGGCGCGCCAGGCCGAACTGGCCGGGGCCCGGCTGCAGGAGGCGGGGCTGGAGGCGCACGCCAGGGAACTGGCCGCCGGGCTCACGCGACTGCAGGAGAGCGAGCGCGACCTGCGCGAGCGGGCGGCCGGCGCCGCTTCGCGGCTCCGGACGCTGCAGGAGCTCAAGGCCAACTTCGAGGGTTTCGAGGCCGGGGTGCGTGCGCTGTTCCACGAGCGCGGCGTGGAAGGTCTGCAGGGAGTGGTGGTGGACGTGCTGGATGTGCCGCGCGACTGGGTGGACGCGCTCGAGGTGTTCCTGGGCCCGGTGCTGCAGGCCGTGGTGGTGGACGCCGACGAGGCCGCCTACCGCGGCCGCGAGCTGTTGCTCGAGGGCGAGCGCGGCCGGGCCACGTTCCTGCCCGTGTCCCGCCTGGACCGCCGCGCCCCCTCGGCGCTGCCCCAGGACATCGCCGGCGAGCCCGGCGTGGTGGGCCATGCGCCCGGCGTGGTGCGCGCCCGTCCCGGCTACGAGCCGCTGGCCGAGCTGCTCATGGGCCACGTGGTGCTGGTGGAGGACGCCGACACCGCGCGCCGTCTGAGCGCCCGGCACGCCGCCGAGTCGTGGGGCTTCCTCACGCGCTCCGGGGAATTCTGGGGTCCCAACCGGCTGCACCTGGGCGCGGGCGCGGGCGGCACGCAGATCCTGCACCGCGAGCACGAGATCCGCGACCTGGAGGAGGCATCCGGGGTGGCCGCCGCCGAGCTGGCGCGGGTGCGCGACGAGCGCGCCGGGGCCGAGGCGCAGGTGGCCGCCTGCCAGCTGGACCTGACCCGCGCGCGCGCCGCGCGCGCCGCAGCGGAGGAAGCCGCGCTGGAGGCCGAGCGCCGGCTCAACTCCGCGCTCACCGAATGCCGGCTCGCGGAGAGCGAGCGCGACAGCCGCGCCGCCGAGTCCGCGAAGCTGACGGCCGAGCGCGAGGCGGTCCAGGCCGAGCTTTCCGCCGCCGAGGCCGAGCTGGAGTCCTGCTCGCAGCGGGCCGAGGAGGCCGCCCGGGGAGCTACTGCGCGGGAGGCCGAACTGACCGCCCTGGAAGAGCGCCGCGAGGCTTGCCGCGTGGAGGCCGCCGCGGTCAAGCTGGAGTGGACCCGCGTCCACACCCGTCGCGGGGAGCTTGCGACCCGCCGGGAGGAGCTGGAGAAATCGCTCCGCGCCGCCCGCGAGTCGCTGGCCTCGCGCGGCGAGGAGGCCGCGTCCCGGCTGACGGAGCGCGCCGCGCTGCTGGTGGAGCTCCAGGAGCTGGAATTGCGGCACGCCGCGGGCGCGGCGGAGGCCCAGGGCCACGCGGAATCGCTGCACGCGCTGGAAAGCGCCCACCTGCACGCCCGCTCGGAGGAGGCGCTGGGCGCGGCGCAGGTGAAGGAGCTGCGGCACGCGGTGGAGGCCGGACGCGAGGGCACCCACGCCGCGGAACTGGAGCTGCACGACCTCCGGGGCCTGCTGGAGCAGGAGCTGGCGCGCCTCAAGGTGGAATACGAGCTCGAGGACCTGGGCGCGCTCGCGCACCAGGAGCCGCCCGCCGAGGGGGAGACGCCGGAGAAGCTGCAGGCCATGAAGCAGCGCATCCGCGCGCTGGGGCCGGTGAACCCGCTGGCCATGGATGCCTACGTGGAGCACAAGCAGCGCTTCGATTTCCTCACCGCGCAGCGCGACGACCTGGTGCAGGCGCGCGCGCAACTGCTGGAGGTGATCGAGAAGATCAACGCCACCGCCAGCGGGCTGTTCCAGCAGACCTTCGAAGCCGCGCGGGAGAAGTTCCGCGAAGTGTTCCAGACGGTGTTCGAGGGGGGCGAGGCGGACCTGATGCTGGAGGGCGAGGACCCGCTGGAGGCCAGGATCGAGATCGTGGCCCGTCCGAGGGGCAAGCGGCTGCAGAGCATCTCGCTGCTCTCCAGCGGCGAGCGCGCCCTGACGGCCATCTCGCTGC
- a CDS encoding L-seryl-tRNA(Sec) selenium transferase: protein MSRPAKPPARPDYSALPAVDALLRALEGAQRREPGEGTPPAAPAHAPRSVLVAAVRAELAARRANLKQGAACPGEQALLDGIRARVEAATRPSLVPLINATGILVHTNLGRVPLAGEALAAIGATSSGYNNLEFDLAKGARGSRQAHVEGLLRELTGAPAALAVNNCAAAVLLALAALARGRTVLVSRGELVEIGGSFRMPDIMEASGARLKEVGTTNRTRLADYARAIGKDTAMLLQVHRSNFEVRGFTEEVDPAELVALGRRRGIPVACDLGSGLAADPSQFGLAPEPSLRQSLRIGFDLLFCSGDKLLGGPQAGLVLGRRAWVEALRRHPLARAVRLDKLTLAALEATLRLYRDPAEAARRIPLLRMLGATLESLERRAGKVAAALGPVLPADLAAEVRSDLCQVGGGALPSRPLESRVVAVRGPGRRLARLEQLLRAGRPPVVARVQDGALKMDLRTLSPDEDPHLIEAFGRAVALL, encoded by the coding sequence ATGTCCAGGCCCGCCAAACCGCCCGCCCGTCCCGACTATTCCGCCCTCCCCGCGGTGGACGCGCTGTTGCGCGCCCTCGAGGGCGCGCAGCGACGGGAGCCCGGCGAGGGCACACCGCCCGCGGCCCCGGCCCACGCCCCGCGCTCGGTGCTCGTCGCCGCCGTGCGGGCCGAGCTGGCCGCCCGCCGCGCAAATCTGAAGCAGGGCGCGGCCTGTCCCGGCGAACAGGCCCTCCTCGACGGGATCCGCGCCCGGGTGGAGGCCGCCACGCGTCCCTCGCTGGTCCCCCTGATCAACGCCACCGGCATCCTGGTGCACACCAACCTCGGGCGCGTGCCGCTGGCCGGCGAGGCGCTGGCGGCGATCGGCGCCACCTCGTCCGGTTACAACAACCTCGAGTTCGACCTCGCGAAAGGCGCCCGCGGCTCCCGCCAGGCGCACGTGGAGGGACTGCTGCGCGAGCTCACCGGGGCCCCGGCGGCCCTGGCGGTCAACAACTGCGCCGCGGCGGTGCTGCTGGCCCTGGCGGCGCTCGCCCGGGGCAGGACGGTGCTGGTCTCGCGCGGGGAACTGGTGGAAATCGGCGGCTCGTTCCGGATGCCCGACATCATGGAGGCCAGCGGGGCCCGGCTGAAGGAGGTGGGCACCACCAACCGCACCCGCCTCGCGGACTACGCCCGGGCCATCGGCAAGGACACCGCGATGCTGCTCCAGGTGCACCGCTCCAACTTCGAGGTGCGGGGCTTCACCGAAGAGGTGGACCCGGCGGAGCTGGTGGCCCTGGGGAGGCGCAGGGGAATCCCGGTGGCGTGCGACCTGGGGAGCGGTCTGGCGGCGGACCCATCCCAGTTTGGGCTTGCGCCGGAACCTTCGTTGCGCCAATCTCTCCGCATCGGTTTCGATCTCTTATTTTGCAGCGGGGACAAGCTCTTGGGGGGGCCGCAGGCGGGCCTCGTCCTGGGGCGCCGGGCCTGGGTGGAGGCACTCCGAAGACACCCCCTGGCGCGGGCCGTCCGGTTGGACAAGCTCACCCTGGCGGCCCTGGAAGCCACGCTGCGCCTGTACCGCGATCCCGCGGAGGCCGCCCGCCGCATCCCGCTGCTCCGGATGCTGGGGGCCACGCTGGAGTCGCTGGAGCGCCGGGCCGGCAAGGTTGCCGCGGCGCTCGGACCGGTGCTTCCCGCGGACCTCGCGGCCGAGGTCCGCTCCGACCTCTGCCAGGTCGGAGGGGGAGCGTTGCCGTCGAGGCCGCTCGAGAGCCGCGTCGTGGCCGTCCGCGGTCCGGGACGTCGGCTTGCCCGCCTGGAGCAGCTCTTGCGCGCCGGCCGTCCGCCGGTTGTGGCGCGCGTCCAGGATGGAGCCCTGAAGATGGATCTTCGTACCCTTTCCCCGGATGAAGATCCGCACCTGATCGAGGCCTTCGGCCGCGCCGTCGCGCTGCTCTAG
- a CDS encoding DNA-3-methyladenine glycosylase I has product MTRKPSPIVRCAWPGSDPLYVAYHDEEWGVPEHDDRALFEKLVLDGFQAGLSWITILRKRENFRKAFDGFEPERIARWKPAKLERLMLDPGIVRNRQKIEATVANARAWLEIQREPGGFDRHLWSFTGGRTLQNSRRSLRDIPAKTPESEAMSRDLAMRGFRFAGPTICYAFMQAVGMVNDHVTECFRHRELR; this is encoded by the coding sequence CGGCTCCGACCCGCTCTACGTTGCCTACCACGACGAGGAGTGGGGCGTGCCCGAGCACGACGACCGCGCGCTGTTCGAGAAGCTGGTGCTCGACGGCTTCCAGGCGGGTCTCTCGTGGATCACCATCCTGCGCAAGCGCGAGAACTTCCGGAAGGCCTTCGACGGTTTCGAGCCGGAGCGGATCGCTCGCTGGAAGCCCGCGAAGCTGGAGCGGCTCATGCTGGATCCGGGCATCGTGCGCAACCGGCAGAAGATCGAGGCCACCGTGGCCAACGCGCGCGCCTGGCTCGAGATCCAGCGCGAGCCGGGCGGCTTCGACCGCCACCTGTGGAGCTTCACCGGTGGAAGAACGCTGCAGAACTCCCGGCGCTCGCTGCGCGACATCCCGGCGAAGACCCCGGAGTCGGAGGCCATGAGCCGGGACCTGGCGATGCGCGGCTTCCGCTTCGCCGGTCCCACCATCTGCTACGCGTTCATGCAGGCCGTGGGCATGGTCAACGACCACGTGACGGAGTGCTTCCGGCACCGGGAATTGCGCTGA